The DNA region GCTCAACTCGGCCTGCGGCGCCACCTGGGTCTCGTTCCATCATGGCGGAGGCGTCGGCATCGGCTATTCGCAGCATAGCGGCATCGCGCTCATCGCCGACGGCACGCAAGAAGCTGCCGAGAAGATCGGCCGCGTGCTGTGGAACGATCCCGCGACCGGCGTCATGCGCCATGCCGATGCGGGCTATGAGACGGCGATCGCCTGCGCTCGCGCCAATGGGCTCGAGTTGCCGAGCCTCGACGGTCTCTGAGCGGGCGGCCGGGAGAACGGTCGCCGCGAGTACAGCTTGCTTCAGCGCTGCGGCTCGAGCCTCTGTGTCGCGCCCACCGCCGGCAGTGCCAAGGGGGTGATCCGTTCCGGCAACAGGCCGCCGGGGCGCCAGCGCAGGATGACGATCAGCGAGACGCTGATGAGGAATTCGCGCAACGCCGCGCCCTGCACGGGGCTCAGGCCCGGAATCAGCGGCACGACGAAACGCGACGATTCCAGGAAGAAGACGACGACCACGGCGCCGAGGATGGCGCCGCGATTATTGCCGAGCCCGCCCGCCAAGAGCGACAGCTTGATGTAGAGCGTCAGCAGCGGCACGAAGATGTCGGGCGCGATGAAGGAAGTGTAGTGGCCGTAGAGCGCGCCGGCGAGGCCGAGCGCCGCCGAGCCCGCGGCGAAAGCCTTGATCTTGAACGCCATCACCGGTTTGCCGGCGACCGCAGCCACCTGCTCGTCATCGCGGATGGCCCTGAGCACGCGCCCGAAGGGCGAGTGGCAAAGCCGCTCGGCGAGCACGAAGGCGATGATCACGATGGCCGAGACGAGGCACAGATAGACGAGGTTGAATTCGTCAGGCGACAGTGTCGAGCGGAAAGGGCCCGCTATGCCGGACAGGCCGTCTGTGCCGTTGGTGAGCCAGATCTCGTTATTGGCGATGACGCGGATCGTCTCGGCGAAGCCGAGCGTCACGATCGCCATATAGTCGCCGCGCAGCCTCGCGGTCACGAGCGTCACCAGCACGCCGGTGAGCGCCGCCGCGATGGTGCCGGCCAGCATGCCGACGACGATCGGCAGGCCGAGCTTCAAGGTCAGCAGCGCCGACACATAGGCGCCGACCGCGAAGAAGCCGACAAGGCCGAGATTGACCATGCCCGCCATGCCCCAGATGACGTTGAGGCCGAGCGCCATGAGCGCATAGATGCCCGCCGAGACCGCCATCGAGATGAGGTAGTTCTGCATGTTGCGCCTGACCTCAATAGGCCCGTTGGCCGAGAATGCCCCTCGGCCGCAGGGTCAGGACCAGGAGGATCGCCAGGAAGCCGACGGCGCTGCGATAATTCGGCGACAGCACGACGAGGCAGAGCTCCTCGCCGATGCCGATCGTCAAGGCTCCGACGACCGCGCCCGGAATGCTGCCGAGGCCGCCGACCACCGCCGCCGCGAAGATCGACAGGATGGTGCGAAAGCCGATCAGGGGATCGATCGTGGTGTCGAGGCCGATCAGCATGCCGCCGAGCCCCGCAAGCCCCATGCCGACGAAATTGACGAGCCTCGCGACCGTGTTGGCGTTGATGCCCTTGATGTCGGCGAGCGTCGGGTTGTCGGCGACGGCCCGCATCGCCTTGCCGGCGCGGGTGAAGGAGAGGAACAGGAACAGCGCTGCCATCACGATGACGGCGACCGCGAGGTTCTCGAGCTGCTGGGGTCCGACCCTGATGCCCTCGAAGCGCCAATCGCGTTGGATCGGCAGGTCGTAGCCGCGTAGCTCATTGCCGAAGACGAAGCGGACCGCGCTTTCGAGCATGATGGTGAGGGCAATCGAGCCGATCGCCGTGGTGATGAAGCCCGCGGCCCGCAGCGGCTTCAGCACCGCCTCGTCGCTGAGGACGCCGACTGCGCCGGCCGCGAGGAACGCAACGCCGAGGCAGGGCAGGAGCGGCAGGCCGAGCACCACATTGGCGAGATAGCCCGCGAAGGCGCCGATCGTCGCGTGCGAGGCGAGCGCGAAATTCGGGAAGCGCAGCACCGCATAGATCGCGGTGAGCCCGATCGCCGGAACCGCGAGGATCGTCCCGGTCATGACGCCATTGACGACGAGCTGTGCCAGCTGCGGTAGCGAAACCGGCATCAGGCGATCTTGAGCAGCTTGAACTTGCCGCCTTCGACGAGCTGGTAGCGGAACTTGCAGTCCGTCACATCGCCGATCTCGTTGAATTCGCAGGGCCCGCTCGCTCCTACGTATTTGATCTCCTTGCCGTCGGCGAGGAGCTTGAGCCCATCGATGGCGCTGTAGACCTTGACGCCCGCGGCCTGCGAGATCTTGCGCACATTGTCGCGCAGCGCCGTCCCGGTCGCCTCCTTGGCCTTGGCGATGGTCAGGACGACGAGGCTGATCCAGTCGGTCGCCTGGGTCACATAGGCATCCGGATCCTTGATGCCGAGCCGCTTCTCGACGAGGCCGAAGGCCGGCGAATCGATGTCGGAGGAGGGTTGCACCGTGTAGGTGCCTTGCGTCACCTCGGGCGGCAGCGAATCGACCACCTTCTGCGTCACCGCATAGGATTGCGCGAAGCGCGGCCCGTTGAACCCCGCGCGATAGAGGTCGCGCAGCATGATGGTGACGTCCGGCGCATAGCCATTGATGTAGATGAGGTCGGGATTGGCCCGCAGCGCCTGGTCGATCTCCGAGCGATAAGTGGTCTTGTCCTTCTCGTAGATGAGGCTGCCGGCGAGCTTCGATTGGTTCCTCGAGAGGACCTCGTCCATGCGGGTCTGCATCGGCAAGGCGAAGGGCGCCTGGATCGACATCAGATAGACCTGCTTTATGCCGAGGCCGGCGATGAACTCGGCATGCTTCAACGCCTGCAGCTGCGTGTTCGGCTGGGTGCGGATCAGATAGCCCTGATGCGGCAGGAGCGTTATCGAATCGGCCCCGGAGACGGTGGTGAGGAAGGTCTTGCTCTCCCAGCAGACGGGAGCGACCGCCGTGGTGACGGCCGAGGCCCAAGTGCCCATGATCACCGGCACCTTGTCGACATCGATCAGCTTATGGGCGGCGCGCACCGCGGCCTCGGGATTGGTCTCGTCATCCTCGACCACGAGCTCGATCTTGCGGCCGAGGACGCCGCCCGCCGCATTCACCTCATCGGCGACCGCCTGCATGGCCTTGAGCATGCGCGGCCCGTCGAAGCTGCCGGCTCCAGTCAGGGGCGTGAGCACGCCGAGCCGCACGGGGGCACCACCCTGAGCGCTGGCGCCGAAGGGCGAGGTGCCGGAAAGCGCGAGGCCGCCGGCCCCGATCAGGAAGGCGCGGCGCGATGAGTGCGTCATTTGGACCACCTCGTTTCTTCTGTGAGGGCAAGTAGCGGAATATAGCAATCGCGGACGGCATCGAGGCTGAGGACATCCAGTCTCCGATTGCCACTTTCCGCTACTCGCTTTTTCGCTATCCACCGAGAAATATGCGTCGAATTTCCGGATCGGCGGCCAGCTCCGCCGCCTCCCCGGTGCGGCTGTTGCGGCCATCGACCAGAATGTAGGCGCGCTGCGCGATGGTCAATGCTTCCGAGGCATTCTGCTCGACCATGGCGATCGCCACCCCTTCCCGGTTGATGGCGAGGATGGTCTCGAACAGCGTCTCGGCGGCGACCGGCGACAGCCCGGCCGAAGGCTCGTCGAGCAGCAGCAGGATCGGCTCGACCATCAGGGCCATGGCCATCGCCAGGATCTGACGCTCGCCGCCCGACAGGCCGCGCGCCGCCAGCCGCCGCTTCGTAGCGAGGACCGGGAATTTCTGGAAGACGGCGTCGATGCGCGAGGCGGCGCCGGCATCCACATAGCCGCCCATTTCGAGATTCTCGCGCACCGACATCGAGGGGAAGATGTTGTGCTCTTGGGGCACATAGGCGAGGCCGAGCCTGGCGATCTCGCGCGCCGGACGTCCGCCGATCGCCTCATCGCGCAGCGTGATGCTGCCGCGGCTCGGCTTGACGATGCCGGCGAGCGTCTTGAGCAGCGTCGATTTGCCGGCCCCGTTCGGGCCGATGATGGCGACGATCTCCTTCGGCTCGACATGGAGGTCGACGCCCTTGAGGATCTCGTCGGCCGCCGTGTAGCCCGCCACGATATCGGTCGCCGTCAGGAGGCCCATTTGCGGCGCCCCATATAGGCTTCCTGCACCGCCTCGTTGCGGGCGAGCTCGGCGAATGTGCCTTCGACCAGGCGTCGCCCTTCAGCCATCACGATCACATGGTCGCAGAGCTTTGAGATCATGTCCATGTGATGCTCGATGAGCAGGATGGTGATGCCGTCAGCCGTGAGGCCGCGCAGATGCGCGCCGATTTCGCGCGTCAAGGTCGGGTTGACGCCAGCGACCGGCTCGTCGAGCAAGATCAGCTTGGGCGAGGCCATCAGGGCGCGGCCGATCTCGAGCAGCTTCTTCTGGCCGCCCGAGAGATTGGCGGCGCGCTCCCCGAGCACCCGCGTCAGGTTGAGGCGCTCGGCGATCACGGCGGCGCGCGAGGCGAGCTCCTCCTCGCGCCGCCTCACCTGCGGCGGTCGCAGGAGCGCCGCCGTCAGGCCCTCGCCCGGCTGGCCCTGGCCGTAGAGCAGCAGGTTGTCGAACACCGACAGGCGCGGGAAGCCGCGCGCGATCTGGAAGGTGCGCACCAGGCCAAGCCGCGTGATCTGGTCGGAGCGGCGGCGGGTGATGTCCTGCCCCTCGAACAAGATCCGCCCGGAATCGGGAGGGATCAATCCGGAGATGCAGTTGAAGAGCGTGGTCTTGCCGGCGCCGTTCGGTCCGATCAGCCCGGTGATCCGGCCCGGCTCGACCGTGAAGCTCGCGCCGCGCAGGGCGTGGACACCGTAGAAGCTGCGGGTGACGTCTTGGATTTCGAGGATCGGCATTCGCAGGACAATCCGGGCATCCCCCATGATGCAGGCGGCAAGGCGGGAGCCGGAGCAGGCTCTCGTCAATGCAGCACGATAGGTGAGGCCGCGAGCCTGTCAATCGCGACCGCGCGAGCCGATCGGTCTCAGGCCTTGTCGAAGAGGCCGAGCAGGCGCGCCGCATTGACGTCGCGGATCCGGCGCGCTGCCTCGGGGTCGAGGCCGGCATCGGCGATATAATCGATAGCGCCCTGGAAGACCTCGCCGCGCAGGAAGGGAAAATCGGTGCCGAGCACCAGGCGATCGGCGCCGAAGCTCTCGACGGCGGCTCGTAGGGCCGGGCGATGGTTATGGCCGACCGTGTCATACCACATGCGCTTCGCAGCATCGCTCGGCTTTTCCGGCGCGTCGGGGGCCTCGAACCGATATTGATGGTCGAGGCGCTGCAGCAGCATCGGGATGGCGCCGCCGAGATGCGAATTGATGATCTTGAGGTTGGGATAACGGCTCAGGATCCCATAGGCGATGAGATGCATCACCGCGACCGTGTCCTCGATCGGCGCGCCGACCATCCAGGTCATGTTGTGTTTCTGGATGAGGGGCGAGTGGCAGCCGCAGCCTTCGGGATGGATGAAGAGCACGCTGCCGCGCCGATCGAGCTCTTGATAGATCGGCGCGAAGGCCGGATCGGCGATGGAGCGGCCGAGGATGGCGGTGGTGATCGCCACACCCACCATGCCGAGCTCGTCGAGGGCGCGCCGCAGCTCGGCGAGCGACGGCTCGACATGCGGCAGGGGGAGCGAGGCGAAGGCCTTGAAGCGCCGTGGCCAGCGGTCCACGGTCTCGGCATATTGGTCATTGATCCGGCGCGCGGCTTCAAGTGCGCGGGCAGCGTCCTCGAAATGGGGCGCCTGCGGCGGGCTCGACAGGATCTGCATCTCGACGCCTGCCCGATCCATGAGCGCGAGGCGCGCCTGCATCTCGGCATCGCCCGGCCCCGCGCCGCTCCGGCGCTGCGCCCCCGTCGAGGTCCTGCCGAAGCGCTCGAGCAGGTCGAGATAGGCCTCGCTCCACAGATGCGCATGCACGTCGATTCTCATGAAACTTCCTTTCCCGACATGGCTGCGGACTCCCCCGACGGCGCCAAGTGGACCGCAGCTCGACCTTGGCCGCATATTGCCGCGTCCACACCGGGAACGCAATCGATTGCACGTGCCCTCCACAAGTCCTGCGCCAGGCCGCTTGCTGCGCGGACGGACTTCGCCAGTGAGCGATCAGACGATGGGACTCTTCCGCGCCGCCGACGCGCCAATCGGCTTCTCGTTACTCGAAATTAACTGAAATTGTGGATGGATCGGCAGCCATCCCTGTACCGACTCGAGCGCAGCATGCGCTTCGCCTGGGCAGATTGCGTGAGATCAACGTGAGTTCGGTCCCTCTCATCCGCGTGCTTCAGCTCATGCGCGTCTCGGCGGCGCCGTTCGTCCCTGCACAACGAGCGAGGTCGGCGCGAACACCTTCGCCCTCGAAGGCCCGGTCGTGAGCAGCGTCGCAGGCAGCCTCGACGCTCCGGCGCCGCCGCGTCGTTTCGTCGTCTCGAAACGCGGCGTCGAGCGCGGCTTTCTGTTCCTCCTGACGACCTCGGCCTTTCTCGCCCTCGTCGAACCCTCACCTTACGAATTCGTCTTCTCGATCGTCGTCATCGTCTTCGTGGTCAGCGGCGGCTTGCGCCTACCGGTTTCGATCCTGCCATTGGTCTTCTGCATGATCGGCTTCGGGGTCGGGGGCTTCATCAGCCTTGCGCCCTATCTCAACGAATCCGATTCGGTGATGTTCACGCTGATCTCGGCCTATATGTGCGTGACCACCGTCTTCTACGCCATGCTGCTGCGCGTCGACGCTTTCGGTCGCCTCGAGGCACTGCGAAAGGGCTATGTGCTCGCCGCCATCCTGGCCTCGTTGGCGGGCATCATCGGCTATTTCGATGTCGGCGGCCTCGGCGAGATATTCACGCGTTACGACCGCGCCGCCGGCACCTTCAAGGATCCGAACGTTCTCGGTACCTTCGTGATCCTGCCGCTTGTCTACCTCGTGCGCTCGCTCTTCGTGGAGAGAGTGAGGCTGCTGACGCTTGTCGTCATCGGCATTATCCTGTTCGGCGGCGTCTTCCTTTCCTTCTCCCGCGGCGCTTGGGTCCATGCAGTGGCATCACTGGCGCTGATGACGATCCTCACCTATCGGGTCAGCGTCGATGGAACGGTGCGCCGGCGCATCTTCGCGATTTCGGTCGCCGGAGTGGTCGCCATCGCGGCTGCGCTGCCGGTTGCGCTCAGCTTCAGCTCGATAAGCACGCTATTCGAGACCCGCGCCAGCCTAGAACAAAGCTACGACCTCGGCGAACAGGGGCGCTTTGGCAATCAGTTGGCCTCGATACCGCTGCTGATGGAGCGGCCGAACGGCTTCGGACCGCATCGCTTTGTCCAATACTTCCCCGAGGACCCTCACGACGTCTTCGTCAACGCCTTCGCCTCCTATGGCTGGCTCGGCGGCTTCAGCTATCTCGTCTTGATCATCATGACGATTGCGATCGGGTGGCGCGTCGTGCGCGCCGACTTCCCGCTGCGCAGCCACGCTATCGTGATCTGGTCGACGCTGTTCGTGCAGATCCTCCAGGGCTTCCAGATCGACACCGATCACTGGCGGCATTTCTGGCTGATGCTCGGCCTCGTCTGGGGGATGTTTCCGGCGGTCCGGTCGCTGAGATCGAATCAATCTGCGAAGCGCTCGCTTCCGCCTGCCTGACTTGCCCCGCCATTCATCCGGACGTTCGGCGGGCTCTTCGGCTGATCGATCCCGCTTCCGCGACCGCGACGAAGGCCGCGCCGCCGCCGAGCTTCTTCGTTCGGCTTTTCCGGAAATGAGTTCCCCGTACTGCAGCCTAATCCGAACGTTCGGCGCATGCTATGTGGTGCTCATTCAACCAGGACGAAGCGCCGCGAAGACGCCGCCCTCCGCCCCAAATCGAGGATAAGAGAGATGCTTCGCTTTGCGTTGGGCGTTCTTGGCGCCCTTGCGGTTTCGCTGCCGGCGGCGGCGCAGGTCCAACCTTTCCCGTCGAGCTTTCGGACGCAGGAGATCGCGACCAACGGCGTCACCCTCCATGTGCGGATCGGCGGCCAGGGGTCGGCGGTGGTGCTGCTGCATGGATACGGCGAAACGGGCGATATGTGGGCCCCGCTCGCGGCCGAGCTCGCACGCGATCACACGGTAATCGTGCCCGACCTGCGCGGCATGGGGCTCTCGTCACGTCCCGAGAGCGGCTACGACAAGAAAACGCAAGGCCGGGATATCGACGGACTGCTGGATGCCTTGAAGATCGACAAGGCCGATCTCGTCACGCACGACATCGGCAACATGGTCGGCTACGCCTTTGCGGCCCAATATCCCGATCGCGTCACCAAATTCGTCCTCATGGATGCACCGCTGCCCGGAATCGGCCCCTGGGATCAGATCGTGCAGAGCCACGCCCTCTGGCATTTTTCCTTCTGGGGTCCCGACGCCGAACGTCTGGTCGCCGGCCGCGAGCGCATCTATCTCGATCGCTTCTGGAACGAGTTCTCGGCCGATCCGAAGAATTTCGGTGAAGCGTCGCGGAAGCACTATGCGAAGCTCTACGCCAGGCCCGGCGCCATGCATGCCGGCT from Rhizobiales bacterium GAS188 includes:
- a CDS encoding amino acid/amide ABC transporter membrane protein 2, HAAT family; this encodes MQNYLISMAVSAGIYALMALGLNVIWGMAGMVNLGLVGFFAVGAYVSALLTLKLGLPIVVGMLAGTIAAALTGVLVTLVTARLRGDYMAIVTLGFAETIRVIANNEIWLTNGTDGLSGIAGPFRSTLSPDEFNLVYLCLVSAIVIIAFVLAERLCHSPFGRVLRAIRDDEQVAAVAGKPVMAFKIKAFAAGSAALGLAGALYGHYTSFIAPDIFVPLLTLYIKLSLLAGGLGNNRGAILGAVVVVFFLESSRFVVPLIPGLSPVQGAALREFLISVSLIVILRWRPGGLLPERITPLALPAVGATQRLEPQR
- a CDS encoding amino acid/amide ABC transporter membrane protein 1, HAAT family — its product is MPVSLPQLAQLVVNGVMTGTILAVPAIGLTAIYAVLRFPNFALASHATIGAFAGYLANVVLGLPLLPCLGVAFLAAGAVGVLSDEAVLKPLRAAGFITTAIGSIALTIMLESAVRFVFGNELRGYDLPIQRDWRFEGIRVGPQQLENLAVAVIVMAALFLFLSFTRAGKAMRAVADNPTLADIKGINANTVARLVNFVGMGLAGLGGMLIGLDTTIDPLIGFRTILSIFAAAVVGGLGSIPGAVVGALTIGIGEELCLVVLSPNYRSAVGFLAILLVLTLRPRGILGQRAY
- a CDS encoding amino acid/amide ABC transporter substrate-binding protein, HAAT family, coding for MTHSSRRAFLIGAGGLALSGTSPFGASAQGGAPVRLGVLTPLTGAGSFDGPRMLKAMQAVADEVNAAGGVLGRKIELVVEDDETNPEAAVRAAHKLIDVDKVPVIMGTWASAVTTAVAPVCWESKTFLTTVSGADSITLLPHQGYLIRTQPNTQLQALKHAEFIAGLGIKQVYLMSIQAPFALPMQTRMDEVLSRNQSKLAGSLIYEKDKTTYRSEIDQALRANPDLIYINGYAPDVTIMLRDLYRAGFNGPRFAQSYAVTQKVVDSLPPEVTQGTYTVQPSSDIDSPAFGLVEKRLGIKDPDAYVTQATDWISLVVLTIAKAKEATGTALRDNVRKISQAAGVKVYSAIDGLKLLADGKEIKYVGASGPCEFNEIGDVTDCKFRYQLVEGGKFKLLKIA
- a CDS encoding amino acid/amide ABC transporter ATP-binding protein 2, HAAT family, translating into MGLLTATDIVAGYTAADEILKGVDLHVEPKEIVAIIGPNGAGKSTLLKTLAGIVKPSRGSITLRDEAIGGRPAREIARLGLAYVPQEHNIFPSMSVRENLEMGGYVDAGAASRIDAVFQKFPVLATKRRLAARGLSGGERQILAMAMALMVEPILLLLDEPSAGLSPVAAETLFETILAINREGVAIAMVEQNASEALTIAQRAYILVDGRNSRTGEAAELAADPEIRRIFLGG
- a CDS encoding branched-chain amino acid transport system ATP-binding protein/neutral amino acid transport system ATP-binding protein produces the protein MPILEIQDVTRSFYGVHALRGASFTVEPGRITGLIGPNGAGKTTLFNCISGLIPPDSGRILFEGQDITRRRSDQITRLGLVRTFQIARGFPRLSVFDNLLLYGQGQPGEGLTAALLRPPQVRRREEELASRAAVIAERLNLTRVLGERAANLSGGQKKLLEIGRALMASPKLILLDEPVAGVNPTLTREIGAHLRGLTADGITILLIEHHMDMISKLCDHVIVMAEGRRLVEGTFAELARNEAVQEAYMGRRKWAS
- a CDS encoding aminocarboxymuconate-semialdehyde decarboxylase codes for the protein MRIDVHAHLWSEAYLDLLERFGRTSTGAQRRSGAGPGDAEMQARLALMDRAGVEMQILSSPPQAPHFEDAARALEAARRINDQYAETVDRWPRRFKAFASLPLPHVEPSLAELRRALDELGMVGVAITTAILGRSIADPAFAPIYQELDRRGSVLFIHPEGCGCHSPLIQKHNMTWMVGAPIEDTVAVMHLIAYGILSRYPNLKIINSHLGGAIPMLLQRLDHQYRFEAPDAPEKPSDAAKRMWYDTVGHNHRPALRAAVESFGADRLVLGTDFPFLRGEVFQGAIDYIADAGLDPEAARRIRDVNAARLLGLFDKA
- a CDS encoding O-antigen ligase, coding for MSSVAGSLDAPAPPRRFVVSKRGVERGFLFLLTTSAFLALVEPSPYEFVFSIVVIVFVVSGGLRLPVSILPLVFCMIGFGVGGFISLAPYLNESDSVMFTLISAYMCVTTVFYAMLLRVDAFGRLEALRKGYVLAAILASLAGIIGYFDVGGLGEIFTRYDRAAGTFKDPNVLGTFVILPLVYLVRSLFVERVRLLTLVVIGIILFGGVFLSFSRGAWVHAVASLALMTILTYRVSVDGTVRRRIFAISVAGVVAIAAALPVALSFSSISTLFETRASLEQSYDLGEQGRFGNQLASIPLLMERPNGFGPHRFVQYFPEDPHDVFVNAFASYGWLGGFSYLVLIIMTIAIGWRVVRADFPLRSHAIVIWSTLFVQILQGFQIDTDHWRHFWLMLGLVWGMFPAVRSLRSNQSAKRSLPPA
- a CDS encoding Pimeloyl-ACP methyl ester carboxylesterase; its protein translation is MLRFALGVLGALAVSLPAAAQVQPFPSSFRTQEIATNGVTLHVRIGGQGSAVVLLHGYGETGDMWAPLAAELARDHTVIVPDLRGMGLSSRPESGYDKKTQGRDIDGLLDALKIDKADLVTHDIGNMVGYAFAAQYPDRVTKFVLMDAPLPGIGPWDQIVQSHALWHFSFWGPDAERLVAGRERIYLDRFWNEFSADPKNFGEASRKHYAKLYARPGAMHAGFAQFKAFDQDAQDNRALAAKGKLTMPVLAIGGEKSFGPTMAVVMRAAATDVTEAVIPKSGHWLMEEQPTATIASVRAFLDRKG